A region of Mesorhizobium sp. AR02 DNA encodes the following proteins:
- the kdgD gene encoding 5-dehydro-4-deoxyglucarate dehydratase: MTFSPTELTRSLGRGLLSFPLTFFDDDGAFNEAGYRAHVASQGDAGASGLFAAGGTGEFFSLTLEEYKRVVRAASDEVPDHLPLLAGVGYGTHMAVEFAKAAEANGADGLLVLPPYLVKSEQEGLRRHLTAICRSVGIGVIAYNRDNAVLTPETLERLAQDCPNLIGLKDGVGDIELLTALRYRMDDRLIFIGGMPTAEVHATAAAAIGMTTYSSAIYNFAPEIALRFFNALRAGRTTEVGDVIRSFFLPYLAIRNRRAGYAVSIVKAGARIAGIDCGPVRSPLLDLTDDEERQLAALMQSCKMPVAELA, from the coding sequence TTGACGTTCTCACCCACCGAACTGACCAGATCCCTTGGCCGCGGGCTGCTGTCCTTTCCGCTGACCTTCTTCGACGATGACGGCGCCTTCAACGAAGCCGGCTATCGCGCCCATGTCGCCAGCCAAGGCGATGCCGGCGCGAGCGGGCTTTTTGCCGCCGGCGGCACGGGCGAATTCTTTTCGCTGACGCTCGAGGAGTACAAGCGCGTCGTGCGGGCGGCGTCTGACGAGGTGCCCGATCATCTGCCGTTGCTGGCCGGCGTCGGCTACGGCACGCATATGGCGGTGGAATTCGCCAAGGCCGCTGAAGCCAATGGCGCCGATGGACTGCTGGTGCTGCCGCCCTATTTGGTCAAGTCCGAGCAGGAAGGCCTGCGCCGCCACTTGACGGCCATCTGCCGTTCGGTCGGCATCGGCGTCATCGCCTACAACAGGGACAATGCGGTGCTGACGCCCGAGACGCTTGAGCGCCTGGCGCAGGATTGTCCGAACCTGATCGGTCTCAAGGACGGCGTCGGCGACATCGAGCTTCTCACCGCCTTGCGCTACCGCATGGACGATCGCCTGATCTTCATCGGCGGCATGCCGACGGCCGAAGTCCATGCCACTGCCGCGGCGGCCATCGGCATGACGACCTATTCGTCGGCGATCTACAATTTCGCGCCCGAGATTGCGCTGCGCTTCTTCAATGCGCTGCGCGCCGGGCGCACGACCGAGGTCGGTGATGTCATCCGCTCGTTCTTCCTGCCCTACCTCGCCATCCGCAACCGGCGCGCCGGCTATGCCGTGTCGATCGTCAAGGCCGGCGCGCGCATTGCCGGGATCGACTGCGGCCCGGTGAGGTCACCGCTTCTGGACCTGACTGATGATGAGGAGCGGCAGCTCGCGGCGCTCATGCAGTCCTGCAAAATGCCGGTCGCGGAGCTGGCGTAG
- a CDS encoding NAD-dependent epimerase/dehydratase family protein produces the protein MIPDKPVLLTGASGTIGRLLSARLAALGWTLRLTDVVPLPIPLPPNASFTIADLEDQRAVNDLAEGCGLILHFGGISTEQSFETVLGPNFRGTYHVYEAARSQKARVVFPSSVHAVGLYERTEILDQDCLLRPDGYYGLSKAYGEMLARLYFDKHAVESVLIRIGSVLPEVPDERILSTWISHDDFVRLIERCAEAERVDCSVIWGQSNNSRGFWRHDARKKIGWTPLDSSDNQAERVRGKVTDNPVVERYQGGKFILVDYSRDDFPPSAMFPAE, from the coding sequence ATGATCCCCGACAAACCGGTGCTGTTGACCGGAGCCTCCGGCACGATTGGACGGCTGCTCTCAGCCCGGCTGGCGGCGCTGGGCTGGACCTTGCGGCTCACCGATGTCGTGCCGTTGCCGATCCCGCTGCCGCCAAACGCAAGCTTCACCATCGCCGATCTCGAGGACCAGCGGGCGGTGAACGATCTGGCGGAGGGTTGCGGCCTGATCCTGCATTTCGGCGGCATCTCCACCGAGCAATCCTTCGAGACCGTGCTTGGCCCCAATTTTCGCGGCACCTACCACGTCTACGAGGCGGCGCGCAGCCAGAAGGCGCGCGTGGTCTTCCCGTCTTCGGTGCATGCGGTCGGGCTCTACGAGCGGACGGAAATCCTCGACCAGGACTGCCTGCTGCGCCCGGACGGCTATTACGGCCTGTCGAAGGCCTATGGCGAGATGCTGGCGCGGCTCTACTTCGACAAGCATGCGGTGGAAAGCGTGCTGATCCGTATCGGTTCGGTGTTGCCCGAGGTGCCCGACGAACGCATCCTGTCGACCTGGATATCGCACGACGATTTTGTCCGCCTGATCGAGCGCTGTGCCGAAGCGGAGCGCGTCGACTGCTCCGTCATCTGGGGCCAGTCCAACAACAGCCGTGGTTTCTGGCGGCACGATGCCCGCAAGAAGATCGGCTGGACGCCGCTCGACAGTTCCGACAACCAGGCCGAGCGCGTGCGCGGCAAGGTGACGGACAACCCAGTGGTCGAGCGCTACCAGGGCGGCAAGTTCATTTTGGTGGACTACAGCCGCGATGATTTTCCGCCAAGCGCGATGTTTCCGGCGGAGTGA
- a CDS encoding FadR/GntR family transcriptional regulator, with protein sequence MKRSFGLPPQISRTAQVADWFAREIRAGHLTSGEKLPTEQELIAQFGVSRTVIREAMASLRSEGLVVSRQGSGVFVADHQASTTFRIVSDELHSLTEVQNVLQLRLAVEQEAAGIAAEKRSDDDLARMRDCLDAIDASIAAGESAIEPDFAFHRAIASATGNPYFERFMHFLGPVVIPRQSIRPRDETPEQRRHYLEQVQMEHRRIYQAIERQNVEAARFTLREHLEAGRERYRRMVDGHARS encoded by the coding sequence ATGAAACGTTCCTTTGGCCTTCCCCCGCAGATCAGCCGCACGGCGCAGGTTGCCGACTGGTTTGCGCGCGAAATACGTGCCGGCCATCTGACGAGCGGCGAGAAACTGCCGACCGAGCAGGAACTGATCGCGCAATTCGGTGTCAGCCGCACGGTGATCCGCGAAGCCATGGCTTCTCTTCGATCGGAGGGCCTTGTCGTCAGCCGACAGGGATCCGGCGTGTTCGTCGCCGACCATCAGGCCAGCACCACGTTCCGCATCGTCTCCGACGAGCTGCACTCGCTGACGGAAGTCCAGAACGTGCTGCAGCTTCGGCTTGCTGTGGAACAGGAAGCCGCCGGCATCGCCGCCGAGAAGCGCAGCGACGACGACCTTGCCCGCATGCGCGATTGTCTTGACGCCATCGATGCGTCGATCGCAGCGGGAGAGAGCGCCATCGAGCCGGATTTTGCCTTCCACCGGGCGATCGCCTCGGCCACCGGCAATCCCTATTTCGAGCGCTTCATGCATTTTCTCGGACCTGTCGTCATTCCTCGCCAATCGATCCGCCCGCGGGACGAAACGCCGGAGCAGCGGCGGCACTATCTGGAGCAGGTCCAGATGGAGCACCGCCGCATCTATCAGGCCATCGAGCGGCAGAATGTCGAAGCCGCCCGCTTCACCTTGCGCGAACATCTCGAAGCCGGGCGGGAACGCTATCGCCGCATGGTCGATGGTCACGCCAGATCGTAG
- a CDS encoding ABC transporter permease has product MPPTETKPAKKSAVGVKVPHTMTERLLILLSRYREASIAVVAIVLVIYFQFGSDGGFLSPQFMSVVLRDTGRLGLIAAAEVMLMITGEIDLSLSAIFSIAPYVMALLSVTYGVPLAVGALIGVLIGILVGAINGIITVRFKVPSLITTVGMLFFLQGIVVSIYNSQPIVAPVEQPFNAILGQSLYQPSDTLLSWHGITAFTPFLWAVLVVLVLALVLNRTTFGLHTIATGSNIIGAREIGVRTDRMKIYNFMIAGGCAAFAGIINTAQFTSADPQAGSPFLTLQAIAAAVIGGTSLLGGSGTVIGALIGAFVVASLNNGLVMIGAQATVSDIYLGAAIIAAMILSIQVDRLRTRRRV; this is encoded by the coding sequence CCGCCCACAGAAACCAAACCTGCGAAGAAGAGCGCCGTCGGCGTCAAGGTCCCGCACACGATGACGGAAAGGCTGCTGATCCTTTTGTCCCGCTATCGCGAGGCCAGCATCGCCGTCGTCGCCATCGTGCTCGTCATCTATTTCCAGTTCGGCAGCGATGGCGGTTTCCTGTCGCCGCAATTCATGAGCGTGGTGCTGCGCGACACCGGCCGGCTCGGCCTGATCGCCGCCGCCGAGGTGATGCTGATGATCACCGGCGAGATCGACCTGTCGCTCAGCGCCATCTTCTCGATCGCCCCCTATGTCATGGCGCTGCTGTCGGTCACATATGGCGTGCCGCTGGCCGTCGGCGCGCTGATCGGCGTGCTGATCGGCATACTGGTCGGCGCCATCAACGGCATCATCACCGTGCGCTTCAAGGTGCCGTCGCTGATCACCACCGTCGGCATGCTGTTCTTCCTGCAAGGCATCGTCGTCTCGATCTACAACAGCCAGCCGATCGTGGCGCCGGTCGAGCAACCCTTCAACGCCATCCTCGGCCAGAGCCTCTACCAGCCGTCGGATACGCTCTTGTCCTGGCACGGCATTACGGCGTTCACGCCCTTCCTGTGGGCGGTGCTGGTCGTGCTGGTGCTGGCGCTGGTGCTGAACCGCACGACTTTCGGCCTGCACACCATCGCGACTGGAAGCAACATCATCGGCGCCCGCGAGATCGGCGTGCGCACCGACCGCATGAAGATCTACAATTTCATGATCGCCGGCGGCTGTGCGGCCTTTGCCGGCATCATCAACACCGCCCAGTTCACCTCGGCCGACCCGCAGGCCGGCAGCCCGTTCCTCACCTTGCAGGCGATCGCGGCCGCGGTCATCGGCGGCACCTCGCTGCTGGGCGGCTCCGGCACCGTCATCGGCGCGCTGATCGGCGCCTTCGTCGTCGCCTCGCTCAACAACGGCCTGGTGATGATCGGCGCCCAGGCCACCGTATCCGACATCTATCTCGGCGCGGCCATCATCGCCGCGATGATCCTCTCAATCCAGGTCGACCGCCTGCGCACACGGAGGCGCGTATGA
- a CDS encoding ATP-binding cassette domain-containing protein: protein MNTQDIPPLSKDSPVVLEMSNISKSFGAVTALVDVSIKLRQGEVLALVGDNGAGKSTLIKILSGFHQPDTGTIVSQGKEVRFASPRDARAQGIETVYQDLALIGDLSVFHNMFLGREYHKRFLGLNLLDNRKMREQAQLYLDTLGISIPSVNSTVDLLSGGQRQCIAVARSIYSSPRILVLDEPLAALGVRESAHVLGLIQNLRQQRQVSVILIVHNYNQIFEVCDRINFLHSGEVALDASTADTSEEELIRIVKSGLGRKAIDAAAAEVRPGLV from the coding sequence ATGAACACGCAAGATATTCCACCCCTCAGCAAGGATTCGCCCGTCGTGCTGGAGATGTCCAACATCTCCAAGAGTTTCGGCGCCGTCACCGCCCTCGTCGATGTCTCGATCAAATTACGCCAGGGTGAAGTCCTGGCGCTGGTCGGCGACAATGGTGCCGGCAAGTCGACGCTGATCAAGATCCTGTCCGGCTTCCACCAGCCCGATACCGGCACGATCGTCTCGCAAGGCAAGGAGGTGCGTTTCGCCTCGCCGCGCGATGCGCGCGCCCAAGGCATCGAAACCGTTTATCAGGACCTGGCTCTGATCGGCGACCTCAGCGTCTTCCACAACATGTTTCTGGGCCGCGAGTACCACAAGCGCTTCCTTGGCCTGAACCTGCTGGACAACAGGAAGATGCGCGAACAGGCCCAGCTCTATCTCGATACGCTCGGCATCTCGATCCCCAGCGTCAACAGCACGGTCGACCTCCTGTCGGGCGGACAGCGCCAGTGCATCGCGGTCGCCCGCTCGATCTATTCGTCACCCAGGATTCTGGTGCTTGACGAACCGCTGGCGGCACTGGGCGTGCGTGAGAGCGCGCATGTGCTGGGCCTGATCCAGAATTTGCGCCAGCAGCGCCAGGTCTCGGTGATCCTGATCGTCCACAACTACAACCAGATTTTCGAAGTCTGCGACCGCATCAACTTCCTGCATTCGGGCGAGGTCGCGCTCGACGCCTCCACGGCCGACACCAGCGAGGAGGAATTGATCCGCATCGTCAAATCGGGCCTCGGCCGCAAGGCGATCGACGCCGCCGCGGCCGAAGTGCGGCCGGGCCTCGTATGA
- a CDS encoding sugar ABC transporter substrate-binding protein has translation MKDKTDFTLTGRVNRRTLMMGATAGVAALAMPTVLRAADKPTLVTSIRSLSNPYHAVWKTGAEAYAKWAGLEHVTLVSEGNSEKGIADIKAMLAKTGGNMVLNSDPNDTPDARPIVEACAKAGAYVVTQWNKPADLHPKDFNPNYVSHIEFDGIASGKTIAEILFKTIGGKGGIVALGGLISTTAAIERKKGLDAALAANPDIKLLDFQVANWKSTEAFDLMGNLLTRFGDDIKGIWAANDDMGSGALEALRAENLAGKVPIVGVDGIKTAVDAVRTGEFACTVTSDPFWQGGMGLAIGYNAKIGKFDPTKEPPEHREFYGKAVLISHDNVEEYYKTNVDSKPEIDWNDLWGRVTGAIRT, from the coding sequence ATGAAGGACAAGACAGATTTTACGCTTACCGGCAGGGTCAACCGCCGGACGCTGATGATGGGCGCCACCGCCGGCGTGGCGGCGCTCGCCATGCCGACTGTATTGCGCGCCGCCGACAAACCGACGCTGGTGACGTCGATCCGCTCGCTCTCCAACCCCTACCACGCGGTGTGGAAGACGGGTGCGGAGGCCTATGCCAAATGGGCGGGGCTGGAACACGTCACACTGGTTTCGGAAGGCAACAGCGAGAAGGGCATTGCCGACATCAAGGCGATGCTGGCCAAGACCGGCGGCAATATGGTGCTGAATTCCGATCCCAATGACACGCCGGATGCGCGCCCCATCGTCGAGGCCTGCGCCAAGGCCGGCGCCTATGTCGTGACGCAATGGAACAAGCCGGCGGATCTGCATCCGAAGGACTTCAACCCAAACTATGTCTCGCATATCGAGTTCGACGGCATCGCCAGCGGCAAGACCATTGCCGAGATCCTGTTCAAGACTATCGGCGGCAAGGGCGGCATCGTCGCGCTCGGCGGCCTGATCTCGACCACGGCGGCGATCGAACGCAAGAAGGGGCTCGACGCCGCACTCGCCGCCAATCCCGACATCAAGCTGCTCGACTTCCAGGTCGCCAACTGGAAATCGACCGAGGCCTTCGACCTGATGGGCAATCTGCTCACCCGCTTCGGCGACGACATCAAGGGCATCTGGGCCGCCAATGACGATATGGGCTCCGGCGCCTTGGAAGCGTTGCGCGCCGAAAACCTTGCCGGCAAGGTGCCGATCGTCGGCGTCGACGGCATCAAGACGGCGGTCGACGCGGTGCGCACCGGCGAGTTTGCCTGCACCGTCACCTCGGATCCGTTCTGGCAGGGCGGCATGGGACTGGCCATCGGCTACAACGCCAAGATCGGCAAGTTCGACCCGACCAAGGAGCCGCCGGAACATCGTGAATTCTACGGCAAGGCGGTGCTGATCTCGCACGACAATGTCGAGGAATATTATAAGACCAATGTCGATTCCAAACCTGAGATCGACTGGAACGACCTCTGGGGCCGGGTGACCGGAGCGATCCGGACCTGA
- a CDS encoding GMC family oxidoreductase yields the protein MSDYIIVGGGSAGCILAARLSEDPDVSVTLAEAGPPDTDRYIHLPVGFFKMTSGPLIWGYDTAPGKAIDGRIMVYPQARVLGGGSSINAQVFTRGCPQDYDGWAADDGCVGWSYTEVLPYFIRSEGNDTFAGREHGIDGPLGVSSGAPHPLTRIFVKAAQQAGLPFRADFNAGEQAGTGFYQTTTRQGKRSSTAVAYLKPALGRRNLRLRTDATVGRIVVENGRAIGVEIIANGRSELLRAEREVIVTAGAIGSPKLLMLSGIGPAAHLGEHGIEVVHDLAAVGQNLHDHMDVDVVAELNGPHGIDRYKKKRWQAVAGLEYALFGKGPVASNIVEAGGFWWGDRAEKTPDIQFHFLPGAGVEEGIGSVPGGNGCTLNSYHVRPRSRGSVTLRSADLRDKPIIDPNPFAERYDLERAIDGIEISREILSQPAFSKYISREHLPGAAMQGRAALEAFAREHGRSAYHPVGSCRMGGDADSVVDPELRVRGLQGLRVCDSSVMPSIVSSNTNAAVIMIAEKAADLIVGRKLPTA from the coding sequence ATGTCTGACTACATCATCGTCGGCGGCGGCTCGGCCGGCTGTATTCTGGCCGCCAGGCTGAGCGAGGATCCGGACGTGTCGGTCACCTTGGCCGAGGCCGGTCCGCCCGACACCGATCGCTACATCCATCTGCCGGTCGGCTTCTTCAAGATGACGTCGGGACCGCTGATCTGGGGCTATGACACCGCCCCCGGCAAGGCGATCGACGGCCGCATCATGGTCTATCCGCAGGCGCGGGTGCTCGGCGGCGGCTCCTCGATCAACGCCCAGGTCTTCACGCGTGGTTGCCCGCAGGATTACGACGGCTGGGCGGCTGACGATGGCTGCGTGGGGTGGAGTTACACCGAGGTGCTGCCCTATTTCATCCGCTCCGAGGGCAACGACACCTTCGCCGGCCGTGAGCACGGCATCGATGGACCGCTCGGCGTTTCCAGCGGCGCCCCGCATCCGCTGACCCGCATCTTCGTCAAGGCGGCGCAGCAGGCGGGTCTTCCCTTTCGCGCCGACTTCAATGCCGGCGAGCAGGCAGGCACCGGCTTCTACCAGACGACGACCCGTCAGGGGAAACGCTCAAGCACGGCGGTCGCCTATCTCAAGCCGGCGCTTGGCCGCAGGAATTTGAGGCTGCGCACCGACGCGACGGTCGGCCGCATCGTCGTCGAGAACGGCCGCGCCATCGGCGTCGAGATCATCGCCAACGGCCGTAGCGAACTCTTGCGCGCCGAGCGCGAGGTGATCGTCACCGCTGGCGCCATCGGCTCGCCGAAGCTGTTGATGCTGTCCGGCATCGGCCCGGCCGCGCATCTCGGCGAGCATGGCATCGAGGTGGTCCATGATCTCGCCGCCGTCGGCCAGAACCTGCATGATCACATGGATGTCGACGTCGTCGCCGAGCTCAACGGGCCGCATGGCATCGACCGCTACAAGAAGAAGCGCTGGCAGGCCGTCGCCGGCCTGGAATACGCGCTGTTCGGCAAGGGGCCGGTGGCGTCCAACATCGTCGAGGCCGGTGGCTTCTGGTGGGGCGACCGTGCGGAGAAGACGCCCGACATCCAGTTCCATTTCCTGCCCGGCGCCGGCGTCGAGGAAGGCATCGGCTCGGTGCCCGGCGGCAATGGCTGTACGCTGAATTCCTACCATGTCCGCCCCCGTTCGCGCGGCAGCGTCACGCTGCGCTCGGCGGATTTGCGCGACAAGCCGATCATCGATCCCAATCCCTTCGCCGAGCGCTACGATCTGGAGCGCGCCATTGACGGTATCGAAATCAGCCGCGAGATCCTGTCGCAGCCGGCTTTTTCAAAATACATCAGCCGCGAGCACCTTCCGGGCGCGGCAATGCAGGGACGCGCGGCGCTCGAAGCCTTCGCCCGCGAACACGGTCGCAGCGCCTACCACCCGGTCGGCTCATGCCGCATGGGCGGCGATGCCGACAGCGTCGTCGATCCCGAGCTTCGTGTGCGCGGCCTTCAGGGTCTGCGTGTCTGCGACAGTTCGGTCATGCCGAGCATCGTGTCTTCGAACACCAACGCCGCCGTCATCATGATCGCCGAGAAGGCGGCAGATCTGATTGTGGGGCGGAAGCTGCCGACGGCGTAA